A region from the Gammaproteobacteria bacterium genome encodes:
- the eno gene encoding phosphopyruvate hydratase, giving the protein MSAIQDVRAREILDSRGNPTVEADVVLASGARGSVAVPSGASTGTREAVELRDGDKGRYLGKGVRKAVGNVNGEIRSAVLGMDALEQVALDRRMIELDGTPNKARLGANAILAVSMAAARAAAAEQGRPLYAWLGNGAPYTMPVPMMNILNGGAHADNSVDIQEFMVMPVGAPSLTEAVRYGAEIFHALKSVLKGRGLNTAVGDEGGFAPDLPSNESAVEVILEAIAKAGFRAGDEVALAVDAASSEFYGDGRYRLASEGKALSSGEFAAFLASWVDRYPIVSIEDGMAEGDWEGWKTLTARLGKRIQLVGDDVFVTNTAILSEGIAQGVANSILIKVNQIGTLTETLEAIAMARKAGYTAVMSHRSGETEDAFIADLAVATGVGQIKTGSLSRSDRIAKYNRLIRIEEELGGACRYPGRAALAGTR; this is encoded by the coding sequence ATGTCGGCAATCCAGGACGTTCGGGCACGGGAGATCCTCGACTCGCGGGGCAACCCCACGGTGGAGGCGGACGTGGTGCTGGCTTCCGGCGCCAGGGGCAGTGTGGCGGTGCCCTCCGGGGCCTCGACCGGCACCCGGGAGGCGGTGGAGCTGCGCGACGGGGACAAGGGACGGTATCTCGGCAAGGGCGTGCGCAAGGCCGTCGGCAACGTCAACGGCGAGATCCGCTCGGCCGTCCTGGGGATGGACGCGCTCGAGCAGGTGGCCCTCGACCGCCGCATGATCGAGCTCGACGGCACGCCCAACAAGGCGCGCCTCGGCGCCAACGCGATCCTCGCGGTCTCGATGGCGGCGGCGCGCGCGGCGGCGGCCGAGCAGGGCCGGCCGCTCTACGCTTGGCTCGGCAACGGCGCGCCCTACACGATGCCGGTGCCCATGATGAACATCCTGAACGGGGGCGCCCACGCCGACAACAGCGTGGACATCCAGGAGTTCATGGTCATGCCCGTCGGCGCGCCCAGCCTGACGGAGGCGGTGCGCTACGGGGCGGAGATCTTCCACGCCCTCAAGTCGGTCCTGAAGGGCCGCGGCCTGAACACCGCCGTGGGCGACGAGGGCGGTTTCGCCCCCGACTTGCCGTCGAACGAGTCGGCCGTGGAGGTCATCCTGGAGGCGATCGCCAAGGCGGGGTTCCGGGCCGGGGACGAGGTGGCGCTCGCGGTCGACGCGGCGAGCTCGGAGTTCTACGGCGACGGGCGCTACCGTCTCGCCTCCGAGGGCAAGGCGCTCTCGTCCGGGGAGTTCGCGGCGTTCCTCGCCTCCTGGGTGGACCGCTACCCCATCGTCTCGATCGAGGACGGCATGGCCGAGGGGGACTGGGAGGGGTGGAAGACCCTCACGGCGCGCCTCGGGAAGCGCATCCAGCTCGTGGGTGACGACGTCTTCGTGACCAACACCGCCATCCTCTCCGAGGGGATCGCGCAAGGGGTCGCCAACTCCATCCTGATCAAAGTGAACCAGATCGGCACCCTGACGGAGACGCTCGAGGCGATCGCGATGGCGCGCAAGGCGGGCTACACGGCGGTCATGTCCCATCGCTCCGGGGAGACCGAGGACGCATTCATCGCCGACCTGGCGGTCGCGACCGGTGTCGGCCAGATCAAGACCGGGTCGCTCTCGCGCTCCGACCGGATCGCCAAGTACAACCGCCTCATCCGCATCGAGGAGGAGCTCGGCGGGGCCTGTCGGTACCCGGGGCGGGCGGCGCTCGCCGGGACGCGCTGA
- the kdsA gene encoding 3-deoxy-8-phosphooctulonate synthase: MRLCGFEAGLDRPLFLIAGPCVIESESLALESAARLKEITGRLGVPFIYKSSFDKANRSSGASYRGPGREEGLRVLERVRREVGVPVLTDVHEDTPLDEVAAVADVLQTPAFLCRQTNFIQAVARQGLPVNIKKGQFLAPWDMAQVVEKARATGNERILVCERGVSFGYNNLVSDMRSLAVMRATGCPVVYDATHSVQLPGGQGTRSGGQREFVPVLARAAVAAGVAGLFMETHLDPERALSDGPNLWPLDRMEELLETLRAIDEVVKSRPFAEAKLMGAGSPGRSD; encoded by the coding sequence ATGCGTCTCTGCGGCTTCGAGGCCGGTCTCGATCGCCCGCTCTTCCTGATCGCCGGCCCCTGCGTCATCGAATCCGAGTCCCTCGCGCTGGAGTCGGCCGCGCGCCTCAAGGAGATCACTGGCCGGCTCGGTGTGCCGTTCATCTACAAGTCCTCCTTCGACAAGGCCAACCGCTCCTCGGGTGCGAGCTATCGTGGGCCGGGCCGGGAGGAGGGGCTGCGCGTGCTCGAGCGGGTGCGCCGCGAGGTCGGCGTGCCGGTCCTCACGGACGTGCACGAAGACACGCCGCTCGACGAGGTGGCGGCCGTCGCCGACGTCCTGCAGACCCCGGCCTTCCTCTGCCGCCAGACGAACTTCATCCAGGCCGTGGCGCGCCAGGGTCTCCCGGTCAACATCAAGAAGGGGCAGTTCCTGGCCCCCTGGGACATGGCGCAGGTGGTGGAAAAGGCCCGCGCGACCGGCAACGAGCGGATCCTCGTTTGCGAGCGGGGCGTGTCCTTCGGCTACAACAATCTCGTCTCCGACATGCGCTCGCTCGCGGTGATGCGGGCGACCGGCTGCCCGGTGGTGTACGACGCGACGCACTCGGTGCAGTTGCCCGGGGGGCAGGGCACCCGCTCCGGCGGCCAGCGGGAGTTCGTGCCCGTGCTGGCGCGGGCCGCGGTGGCCGCGGGTGTCGCCGGGCTCTTCATGGAGACGCACCTCGACCCGGAGCGGGCGCTCTCCGACGGCCCGAACCTCTGGCCGCTGGACCGGATGGAGGAACTGCTGGAGACGCTGCGGGCGATCGACGAGGTGGTCAAGTCGCGGCCGTTTGCGGAAGCAAAGCTCATGGGGGCTGGCAGCCCGGGCAGGAGCGACTGA
- a CDS encoding CTP synthase: MTRFIFVTGGVVSSLGKGIAASSLGALLEARGLKVTLLKLDPYINVDPGTMSPFQHGEVYVTEDGAETDLDLGHYERFVRSTMGRDNNYTTGQIYESVIRKERRGDYLGGTVQVIPHITDEIKRCIEKVGAGVDVVLVEIGGTVGDIESLPFLEAIRQLGIELGRDRALFIHLTLVPYIPSAGEIKTKPTQHSVKELRSIGIQPDVLLCRADRPLPEGHRRKIALFTNVEERAVISAVDSDSIYKIPRGFHEQGLDQIVVEKLRLDAPTIDLSEWDRVVDGLEHPTGECTIAMVGKYVDLTESYKSLSEALVHAGIRTRTRVRIEYIDSEEVERNGTGLLEGKDAVLIPGGFGSRGIEGKIIAARFARERKVPYLGICLGMQVATIEFARDVAGLKGAHSTEFDPSTPYPVIAMISEWLDQDGRVQQRSVGADLGGTMRLGAQKCRLLPGTHARQIYGEAVIAERHRHRYEFNNRFLNVLQDAGLVVAGRSIDGNLVEMIELADHPWFIACQFHPEFHSTPRDGHPLFTGFVTAARERAEGKL, encoded by the coding sequence ATGACGCGCTTCATTTTCGTTACGGGCGGGGTCGTGTCCTCGCTGGGCAAAGGCATCGCGGCGTCCTCTCTCGGGGCGCTGCTCGAGGCCCGGGGCCTGAAGGTCACCCTGCTCAAGCTCGACCCCTACATCAACGTCGATCCGGGCACCATGAGCCCGTTCCAGCACGGCGAGGTCTACGTCACCGAGGACGGTGCCGAGACCGACCTGGACCTGGGGCACTACGAGCGCTTCGTGCGCTCCACCATGGGGCGGGACAACAACTACACCACCGGCCAGATCTACGAGAGCGTCATCCGCAAGGAGCGGCGCGGCGACTACCTGGGTGGCACGGTCCAGGTGATCCCCCACATCACCGACGAGATCAAGCGCTGCATCGAGAAGGTCGGTGCCGGCGTCGACGTGGTGCTGGTGGAGATCGGGGGCACCGTCGGCGACATCGAGTCGCTCCCGTTCCTCGAGGCGATCCGGCAGTTGGGGATCGAGCTCGGGCGCGACCGAGCGCTCTTCATCCACCTGACGCTCGTCCCCTACATCCCCTCGGCCGGCGAGATCAAGACCAAGCCGACGCAGCATTCGGTGAAGGAACTGCGCTCCATCGGCATCCAGCCCGACGTGCTGTTGTGCCGTGCGGATCGTCCCCTGCCGGAGGGCCATCGGCGCAAGATCGCGCTCTTCACGAACGTCGAGGAGCGTGCGGTCATCTCGGCGGTGGACTCCGACTCGATCTACAAGATCCCGCGCGGGTTCCACGAGCAGGGCCTCGACCAGATCGTGGTGGAGAAGCTGCGCCTGGACGCCCCGACCATCGACCTCTCCGAGTGGGACCGCGTCGTCGACGGGCTCGAGCACCCGACCGGCGAGTGCACCATCGCGATGGTGGGCAAGTACGTCGACCTGACCGAGTCCTACAAGTCCCTCTCCGAGGCCCTCGTGCACGCGGGGATCCGCACCCGTACGCGCGTGCGCATCGAGTACATCGACTCCGAGGAGGTGGAGCGCAACGGTACGGGGCTCCTCGAGGGCAAGGACGCGGTGCTGATCCCCGGGGGCTTCGGGAGCCGCGGGATCGAGGGCAAGATCATCGCCGCGCGCTTCGCCCGGGAGCGCAAGGTGCCCTATCTGGGGATCTGTCTCGGCATGCAGGTCGCGACGATCGAGTTCGCGCGCGACGTGGCGGGGCTCAAAGGGGCGCACAGCACCGAGTTCGACCCGAGCACCCCGTACCCCGTGATCGCCATGATCTCGGAGTGGCTCGACCAGGACGGCCGCGTGCAGCAGCGCAGCGTGGGGGCGGACCTCGGCGGCACCATGCGCCTCGGGGCCCAGAAGTGCCGGCTCCTGCCCGGCACCCACGCGCGTCAAATCTACGGTGAGGCCGTGATCGCCGAGCGCCACCGGCACCGGTACGAGTTCAACAACCGTTTCCTGAACGTCCTGCAGGACGCGGGTCTCGTGGTGGCCGGACGGTCCATCGACGGCAATCTGGTGGAGATGATCGAGCTGGCCGACCACCCCTGGTTCATCGCCTGCCAGTTCCACCCCGAGTTCCACTCGACGCCGCGCGACGGTCACCCGCTGTTCACGGGCTTCGTCACCGCCGCCCGGGAGCGGGCCGAGGGCAAACTCTGA
- a CDS encoding carotenoid 1,2-hydratase encodes MAAVNRARRALLLGLAGGLAGVGALYGRARRSASPLPALRESLHVRDVLAGEAAGFARADGPRLFRFPADHGPHPEYRSEWWYLTGNLRGPDGRPFGFQFTLFRFALVADPPARASAWTAAQVYMGHLAVTDPGAGRFRAFERFSREALGIAGARGDPPRVWLEDWVFEGRGDRDFGISAFAGDVGVDLSLRSAKPPVLQGEAGLSQKSGEAGNASYYYSCTRMEAQGSLRAGGPPVPVTGLVWMDREWGTSALGPGQVGWDWFALQLDDGHDLMVYRLRRADGTLDPHSSGTLVAPEGTARTLPAGEVAFDVLGEWRSPRDGTRYPARWRLRVPSEGLDLEVRPLIPDQELHLSVRYWEGAVVVTGRRAAHPVEGRGYVELTGYAGSGRVDAVG; translated from the coding sequence GTGGCGGCGGTGAATCGCGCCCGTCGCGCGCTCCTGCTCGGCCTCGCGGGCGGCCTCGCCGGCGTCGGTGCGCTCTACGGCCGGGCGCGGCGCAGCGCCTCCCCGCTGCCCGCGCTCCGCGAGTCCCTCCACGTGCGCGACGTGCTCGCCGGCGAGGCCGCCGGCTTCGCCCGGGCCGACGGTCCGCGGTTGTTCCGCTTCCCCGCCGACCACGGGCCGCACCCGGAGTACCGCAGCGAGTGGTGGTACCTCACGGGCAACCTGCGCGGACCCGACGGCCGGCCCTTCGGGTTTCAGTTCACGCTGTTCCGCTTCGCGCTCGTGGCGGACCCGCCGGCGCGGGCCTCGGCCTGGACGGCGGCCCAGGTGTACATGGGCCACCTGGCGGTGACGGACCCGGGGGCGGGGCGATTCCGGGCCTTCGAGCGGTTCTCCCGGGAGGCGCTCGGGATCGCGGGGGCACGCGGGGACCCGCCCCGGGTCTGGCTCGAGGACTGGGTGTTCGAGGGGCGCGGTGACCGCGACTTCGGCATCTCCGCGTTCGCGGGGGACGTGGGGGTGGACCTCTCGTTGCGCTCGGCGAAGCCGCCGGTCCTCCAGGGTGAGGCCGGCCTCAGCCAGAAGAGCGGCGAGGCCGGCAACGCCTCCTACTACTACTCCTGCACCCGGATGGAGGCGCAGGGCTCGCTCCGGGCGGGCGGACCGCCGGTGCCGGTGACGGGGCTCGTCTGGATGGACCGGGAGTGGGGAACCAGCGCCCTCGGACCGGGCCAGGTCGGCTGGGACTGGTTCGCGCTCCAGCTCGACGACGGTCACGACCTCATGGTCTACCGGCTGCGCCGCGCGGACGGCACCCTCGACCCCCACAGCAGCGGCACCCTGGTGGCCCCGGAGGGGACGGCGCGCACGCTGCCGGCCGGCGAGGTCGCCTTCGACGTGCTCGGCGAGTGGCGCAGTCCCCGGGACGGGACCCGGTACCCCGCGCGCTGGCGCCTGCGGGTGCCCTCCGAGGGCCTGGACCTGGAGGTCCGGCCCCTGATCCCCGACCAGGAGCTGCACCTCTCCGTGCGGTACTGGGAGGGGGCGGTGGTGGTAACGGGCCGCCGCGCGGCCCACCCGGTCGAGGGGCGCGGGTACGTGGAGCTGACGGGCTACGCCGGCAGCGGGCGAGTCGACGCGGTCGGATGA
- a CDS encoding ferrochelatase, producing the protein MAYRGDPGFTHGAPSLLGVLVANLGTPDAPTPPAVRRYLAEFLADPRVVELPRWQWLPILHGIILRVRPRHAAEAYRKVWTEEGSPLLAIARRQTAALQAALSSRLPGPVKVVLGMRYGTPSIAGALEELRAAGARRLLVLPLYPQYSATTTASTFDAVAGYLATWRWVPELRFLSQYHDDPGYVGALAASLREAWASQGEPDRQLFSFHGLPRRYLEAGDPYHCACQKTARLVAEALGLPRERWALSFQSRVGREEWLRPYTDELLKQWGAEGVRRVHVACPGFSADCLETLEEIDQQNRGFFLEAGGGSFHYVPALNDRPDHIAALADLVTRQAQGWPEADAGRDPAAVAADLAASRARALAMGATR; encoded by the coding sequence ATGGCATACCGCGGAGACCCCGGATTCACCCACGGAGCGCCGTCTCTCCTCGGGGTGCTCGTCGCCAATCTCGGCACACCGGATGCGCCGACGCCGCCTGCCGTGCGCCGCTACCTCGCCGAATTCCTCGCGGACCCCCGGGTCGTGGAGCTCCCGCGCTGGCAGTGGCTGCCCATCCTGCACGGCATCATCCTGCGGGTGCGTCCGCGTCACGCCGCCGAGGCCTACCGGAAGGTCTGGACCGAGGAGGGCTCGCCGCTCCTCGCCATCGCCCGGCGCCAGACCGCCGCGCTCCAGGCCGCCCTCTCCTCCCGGCTCCCGGGCCCGGTGAAGGTGGTCCTGGGGATGCGCTACGGGACTCCGTCCATTGCCGGTGCGCTGGAGGAGCTGCGCGCGGCAGGCGCGCGCCGTCTCCTCGTGCTCCCCCTCTACCCCCAGTACTCCGCCACGACCACCGCATCGACCTTCGACGCGGTGGCGGGATATCTGGCGACGTGGCGTTGGGTTCCGGAGCTGCGGTTCCTCAGCCAGTACCACGACGACCCGGGCTACGTGGGGGCGCTCGCTGCGAGCCTGCGCGAGGCGTGGGCGAGCCAGGGGGAGCCCGACCGGCAGCTCTTCTCGTTCCACGGGCTGCCCCGCCGCTATTTGGAGGCCGGGGACCCCTACCACTGTGCGTGCCAGAAGACCGCGCGCCTGGTCGCCGAGGCACTCGGACTGCCGAGGGAGCGCTGGGCCCTCTCCTTCCAGTCCCGGGTCGGGCGCGAGGAGTGGCTGCGGCCCTACACCGACGAGCTCCTGAAGCAATGGGGCGCGGAGGGCGTCCGGCGGGTGCACGTCGCCTGCCCGGGGTTCTCGGCCGACTGCCTCGAGACGCTCGAGGAGATCGACCAGCAGAATCGCGGCTTCTTCCTCGAGGCCGGGGGAGGGTCCTTCCACTACGTGCCGGCGCTCAACGACCGGCCCGACCACATCGCCGCGCTCGCGGACCTCGTGACCCGTCAGGCCCAGGGCTGGCCGGAGGCCGACGCAGGCCGGGACCCCGCGGCCGTCGCGGCGGACCTGGCCGCCAGCCGGGCCCGGGCGCTGGCAATGGGTGCCACGCGTTGA
- the lptD gene encoding LPS assembly protein LptD, with the protein MTRPRPFANAVRVTAVAALLAAGGALAAPPGQGSLCRPPGAGVPVPAAPPAPESATGIVADEAELRRIGPSDILGRVVLKRSDQTVAADTVTYYREADRVEALDGVRFWSGEMYAQAAQGQMDLGSEDAWFEDVHYRFLTTAGHGDARSASVTGSGLAVIDAGSYTTCDPGSEDWVIRAREITLDRPEDLGVARDATLRFKGLPVLYTPYLDFPLSGRRKSGFLPPLVGSSNKRGFELVVPYYWNIAPERDATLRVGELTERGPLLGGEYRYLMPTGRGSLQFEVIPHDQEDGGTRGAGQLQHKQTFAGSWWTTVDAAVVSDDRYVEDLGTSLKETADQFLEQRLDVGTSGSGWSALGRLQHYTTVDPDLARASRPYARLPQLLLNLGTPERFEGLAAGMQTELVRFAQPDRVEGIRADLYPTLSYPVRTLSTFLVPKVGARYTSYELSDDAPGTAADPRPAGSSGSPDRFVPTLSVDAGAFFDRETSFGGRALVQTLEPRVYYVYVPYRDQDDLPVFDTANYTFSFYQLFRENRFSGADRMGDANQVALALTSRLADEDSGAELARVSVGQVQYFRDRKVQLPYVEAEDSHRSDYVGELATYLGASWQVRGTVLWNPEDERTDRSSVVARYRPAPGQVFNVGYQYLRDYVDQTDVSLRWQLSPQWSVVGRWNYELPTTQTIDTFAGFEYESCCWGMRAVARRFLTDDDTYSNGLFLQLVLKGLGGFGEGTTDLLREHIPGYEDYF; encoded by the coding sequence TTGACCCGGCCGCGCCCCTTCGCGAACGCCGTTCGGGTCACGGCGGTGGCGGCGCTGCTGGCGGCCGGCGGCGCGCTGGCCGCGCCTCCCGGCCAGGGCTCGCTCTGCCGGCCCCCGGGGGCCGGGGTCCCCGTCCCGGCCGCCCCCCCCGCCCCGGAGTCGGCGACGGGGATCGTCGCCGATGAGGCCGAGCTCCGGAGGATTGGCCCCTCCGACATCCTCGGGCGGGTGGTCCTCAAGCGCAGCGACCAGACGGTGGCCGCGGATACGGTCACGTATTACCGGGAGGCCGACCGGGTCGAGGCGCTGGACGGCGTGCGCTTCTGGAGCGGCGAGATGTACGCCCAGGCCGCCCAGGGCCAAATGGATCTGGGCTCGGAGGACGCCTGGTTCGAGGACGTGCACTATCGGTTCCTCACCACCGCAGGTCACGGCGACGCGCGCTCGGCCTCGGTGACCGGCTCCGGGCTCGCGGTGATCGACGCGGGCAGCTACACGACCTGCGACCCGGGCTCGGAGGACTGGGTGATCCGGGCCCGCGAGATCACGCTGGACCGCCCGGAGGACCTGGGCGTCGCGCGCGACGCGACGCTCCGCTTCAAGGGCTTGCCGGTCCTCTACACGCCGTACCTCGACTTTCCCCTGAGCGGCCGGCGCAAGAGCGGGTTCCTGCCGCCGCTGGTGGGCAGCTCCAACAAGCGCGGCTTCGAGCTCGTGGTGCCCTACTACTGGAACATCGCCCCGGAGCGCGACGCGACGCTGCGGGTCGGTGAGCTGACGGAGCGCGGACCGCTGCTCGGGGGCGAGTACCGTTACCTGATGCCGACCGGCCGGGGGAGCCTCCAGTTCGAGGTGATCCCCCACGACCAGGAGGACGGGGGCACCCGGGGCGCGGGGCAGCTTCAGCACAAGCAGACCTTCGCGGGTTCCTGGTGGACCACGGTGGACGCCGCCGTCGTGTCCGACGACCGTTACGTGGAGGACCTCGGCACCAGTCTCAAGGAGACCGCGGACCAGTTCCTCGAGCAGCGCCTGGACGTGGGGACGTCCGGGAGCGGGTGGAGTGCCCTCGGCCGTCTCCAGCACTACACCACCGTGGACCCCGACCTGGCGCGCGCGAGCCGGCCCTACGCCCGGCTGCCCCAGCTGCTCCTGAACCTCGGAACCCCGGAGCGCTTCGAGGGCCTCGCCGCCGGCATGCAGACGGAGCTCGTGCGCTTCGCCCAGCCGGACCGCGTGGAGGGGATCCGGGCCGACCTCTACCCCACGCTGAGCTACCCCGTGCGCACCCTCTCCACGTTCCTGGTGCCAAAGGTCGGGGCCCGCTACACGAGCTACGAGCTCAGCGACGACGCCCCCGGCACGGCCGCCGACCCCCGGCCCGCGGGGAGCTCCGGCTCCCCGGACCGTTTCGTGCCGACGCTGAGCGTCGACGCGGGGGCGTTCTTCGACCGTGAGACCTCCTTCGGGGGACGCGCGCTGGTGCAGACCCTGGAGCCGCGCGTCTACTACGTCTACGTCCCCTATCGGGACCAGGACGACCTCCCCGTCTTCGACACGGCCAATTACACGTTCAGCTTCTACCAGCTGTTCCGGGAGAACCGCTTCAGCGGCGCGGACCGCATGGGGGACGCCAACCAGGTCGCGCTGGCGCTGACCAGCCGGCTCGCCGACGAGGACTCGGGCGCCGAGCTCGCGCGGGTGAGCGTCGGCCAGGTGCAGTACTTCCGGGACCGCAAAGTGCAGCTGCCCTATGTGGAGGCCGAGGACAGCCACCGCTCCGACTACGTGGGCGAGCTCGCCACGTACCTCGGGGCCAGCTGGCAGGTGCGCGGCACTGTGCTGTGGAACCCCGAAGACGAGCGCACCGACCGCTCCTCGGTGGTGGCCCGCTACCGCCCCGCGCCGGGGCAGGTGTTCAACGTGGGCTATCAGTACCTGAGGGACTACGTGGACCAGACGGACGTGTCGCTGCGCTGGCAGCTCAGCCCGCAATGGAGCGTCGTGGGCCGCTGGAATTACGAGCTCCCCACCACCCAGACCATCGACACCTTTGCGGGCTTCGAGTACGAGAGCTGTTGCTGGGGCATGCGCGCGGTCGCCCGCCGCTTCCTGACCGATGACGACACCTACTCCAACGGCCTGTTCCTGCAGCTCGTCCTGAAGGGGCTGGGTGGTTTCGGGGAGGGCACGACCGATCTGCTCCGGGAGCACATCCCCGGCTACGAGGATTATTTCTGA
- a CDS encoding peptidylprolyl isomerase, which translates to MKRPAALLLLALLPALALAEPPTAGNAPAAASPAGTPLNRVVAVVNNDVILQSELSQRLKTAEAQLRRQSAPLPPPNALRRQVLERLIVDRLQLQIAEKSGIRLDDEGLNGAMRKIAEQNKLTLAQFKQTLEKDGYDFNAFREQLRDELTISEVRRRQVENRIQVTEREIDNVLVTAASQANADDEYRVAQIRVPVREGASPGDVASARERAQGLVDELGKGADFAQLAAGRSEDGRALQGGEVSWRRLSQLPAAIADAVVRMKPGQVSEPVRDASGFQVVKLLEVRRAQRAVVSQPRVRHILVRIDAAHPEDATRARLQQLRTRIQGGEDFAELARAHSMDPGSASRGGDLGWLNPGDVVPEFEQVVSSLQPGEVSEPFRTQFGLHIAQVTDRRQHDSTDELRRARAREFVRQRKIEEETQAWIRRLRDEAYVDVRPEE; encoded by the coding sequence ATGAAACGCCCCGCCGCCCTTCTGCTCCTCGCCCTGTTGCCCGCGCTGGCGCTCGCCGAGCCCCCCACCGCCGGCAACGCCCCGGCCGCCGCGTCCCCCGCAGGGACTCCGCTGAACCGGGTGGTCGCAGTCGTCAACAACGACGTCATCCTCCAGAGCGAGTTGAGCCAGCGCCTGAAGACCGCGGAGGCCCAGCTGCGCCGCCAGTCGGCTCCCCTGCCACCGCCGAACGCCCTGCGCCGCCAGGTGCTCGAGCGCCTGATCGTCGACCGCCTGCAGCTGCAGATCGCGGAGAAGAGCGGGATCCGGCTCGACGACGAAGGGCTGAACGGGGCGATGCGCAAGATCGCCGAGCAGAACAAGCTGACCCTGGCGCAGTTCAAGCAGACGCTCGAGAAGGACGGGTACGACTTCAATGCCTTCCGGGAGCAGCTTCGCGACGAGCTCACCATCTCGGAGGTCCGCCGCCGGCAGGTCGAGAACCGGATCCAGGTCACCGAGCGGGAGATCGACAACGTCCTGGTGACCGCGGCCAGCCAGGCCAACGCCGACGACGAGTACCGTGTCGCCCAGATCCGCGTGCCGGTGCGGGAGGGCGCGTCCCCCGGTGACGTCGCCTCCGCGCGCGAGCGGGCCCAGGGGCTGGTCGACGAACTGGGCAAGGGTGCCGACTTCGCCCAGCTGGCCGCGGGCCGTTCGGAGGACGGGCGCGCCCTGCAGGGTGGAGAGGTGAGTTGGCGCCGCCTGAGTCAGCTCCCCGCCGCCATCGCCGACGCGGTGGTGCGGATGAAGCCGGGCCAGGTGAGCGAGCCGGTTCGGGACGCGAGCGGTTTCCAGGTCGTCAAGCTCCTCGAGGTGCGCCGGGCGCAGCGCGCTGTGGTGTCCCAGCCGCGGGTCCGCCACATCCTCGTCCGTATCGACGCGGCCCACCCCGAGGATGCGACCCGGGCCCGCCTGCAACAGCTGCGAACCCGTATCCAGGGCGGGGAGGACTTCGCCGAGCTTGCCCGCGCCCACTCGATGGACCCCGGCTCCGCCTCCCGCGGTGGCGACCTGGGGTGGCTGAACCCGGGGGACGTGGTCCCGGAGTTCGAGCAGGTCGTCTCCTCCCTGCAGCCCGGGGAGGTGAGCGAGCCGTTCCGTACCCAGTTCGGGCTGCACATCGCCCAGGTGACGGACCGCCGCCAGCACGACAGCACCGACGAGCTCCGGCGCGCCCGCGCGCGCGAGTTCGTGCGCCAGCGCAAGATCGAGGAGGAGACCCAGGCCTGGATCCGCCGCCTTCGCGACGAGGCCTACGTCGACGTGCGCCCCGAGGAGTGA
- the rsmA gene encoding 16S rRNA (adenine(1518)-N(6)/adenine(1519)-N(6))-dimethyltransferase RsmA, with protein sequence MTQRPRKRFGQHFLHDPAVVARILAAVDPRPGQALVEIGPGRGALTGPLLRRCERLDVVEIDRDLVRELAGSPEAQAGTLVVHAGDALGFDFTRLARERGQPLRVVGNLPYNISTPLLFHLLEAAPAIRDVHAMLQREVVQRLAAGPGDEAYGRLGVMVQFRCRVERLFDVGPGAFSPAPSVESAVVRLVPLPRPRAPVRDERLFAEVVRRAFSARRKTLRNALAGLLGPEGFRLAGVNPATRAEQVAVEEFARLADAAADPGAGPGAGAPDGA encoded by the coding sequence GTGACCCAGCGCCCGCGCAAGCGTTTCGGCCAGCACTTCCTGCACGACCCTGCGGTGGTCGCCCGGATCCTCGCCGCCGTGGACCCCCGGCCCGGACAGGCGCTGGTGGAGATCGGGCCCGGCCGCGGGGCCCTCACGGGCCCCCTGCTGCGGCGCTGCGAACGGCTGGACGTCGTGGAGATCGACCGGGACCTGGTCCGCGAGCTCGCCGGAAGCCCCGAGGCCCAGGCGGGCACCCTGGTGGTCCACGCGGGGGACGCCCTGGGCTTCGACTTCACCCGCCTCGCCCGCGAGCGGGGCCAGCCCCTGCGGGTGGTGGGAAACCTGCCCTACAACATCTCCACCCCGTTGCTCTTCCACCTGCTCGAGGCCGCCCCGGCCATCCGGGACGTGCACGCGATGCTCCAGCGGGAGGTGGTGCAGCGCCTGGCGGCCGGCCCGGGCGACGAAGCCTATGGCCGGTTGGGGGTGATGGTGCAGTTCCGCTGCCGGGTGGAGCGCCTCTTCGACGTAGGGCCGGGGGCCTTCTCCCCGGCGCCCAGCGTCGAGTCGGCGGTCGTCAGGCTCGTCCCGCTGCCGCGGCCGCGCGCCCCCGTGCGCGACGAGCGCCTGTTCGCGGAGGTCGTGCGCAGGGCCTTCTCGGCCCGCCGCAAGACCCTGCGCAACGCCCTCGCCGGCCTGCTCGGACCCGAGGGCTTCCGCCTCGCGGGGGTCAACCCGGCCACCCGTGCCGAGCAGGTCGCGGTGGAGGAGTTCGCGCGTCTCGCCGACGCCGCCGCTGACCCGGGCGCGGGCCCAGGCGCGGGCGCTCCGGACGGCGCCTAG